Part of the bacterium genome, CCAATGGGACTAAAAAAGTTTTGTTTAAGGCCAGCAAACAAAGAAATCATCTGATGCTTGAAATACAAGATTTTGGTGAGGGAATGAGTGGAGAAGTGTTGCAAAGAATTGGTGAACCTTTTTTTTCACTGAAAGAGCCCGGTCAAGGGATGGGGCTAGGAGTCTATATTGCTAGTGCTTACATTGACAGTATTGGTGGGGAAATTGTTTATGATTCAGTGATTGGGCAAGGGACAAAAGTGACATTGAAACTTCCGTTAAACATGATAGAGGGATGACGATGGACAATAAAACGATTAGCTTTTTAGTGCTGGATGATAACGACAGTTTTAGAATGCGGATGCGCGTTGGTTTAGAGGATCGTGGATTTGAAGTCTTTGAAGGGCGTAATGTTGATGAAGGTGTTAGAATAATTAGTCGTCATCCAGTTCAATATGCTGTGGTTGACCTTAGAATGCCTGGTGGAACTGGCTTGGACTTTTTAAAGCAGATACAAGGCATGAAGCATGGCTGTAAAATTCTTATTTTAACGGGCTATGGAAGCATTGCAACAGCAACACAGGCCATTCATTTAGGGGCTGTGAATTACTTACAA contains:
- a CDS encoding response regulator, with amino-acid sequence MDNKTISFLVLDDNDSFRMRMRVGLEDRGFEVFEGRNVDEGVRIISRHPVQYAVVDLRMPGGTGLDFLKQIQGMKHGCKILILTGYGSIATATQAIHLGAVNYLQKPVDLDDILRAFNEDFQKITPRPQDIETPSLEQIEWEHIQRVLEDCDGNITQAAKKMGMHRRTLQRKLKKYAPMKRDI